A single genomic interval of Arthrobacter globiformis harbors:
- a CDS encoding helix-turn-helix transcriptional regulator, whose amino-acid sequence MGQSAEFGKFLKAMRSRLRPENAGLASSSAGRRVPGLRREEVARLADVSTDYYTRLEQGRNIHPSRAVLESVARALRLDPGEQAHMIDLIENCANTRRPPIPRQTVRPELHQLLDAVGNVPALVLGRRSDVLAGNRLAFLLLADFPAMPAAERNLTRWIFLDPLARDLFRDWPSIASEAAGSLRVDIGRHPNDAQANQLVGELAVCSEQFRQWWAGHRVATGSAGSIRLRHPVVGDLELNSEDLTPRDDPDQVLRVYSAKPGSPSADSLTMLGSLGAEEMAVTDTSRSPENEDASGAASAT is encoded by the coding sequence ATGGGTCAGAGCGCCGAGTTTGGAAAATTCCTCAAGGCCATGAGGTCACGTCTGAGGCCGGAGAACGCAGGGCTCGCCTCGAGTTCCGCCGGCCGTCGGGTCCCCGGGCTTCGGCGCGAGGAGGTTGCACGGCTGGCTGACGTCAGTACGGACTACTACACGCGGCTGGAACAAGGCCGCAACATCCATCCCTCCCGTGCCGTGCTGGAGTCGGTGGCCCGGGCCCTGCGCCTGGACCCCGGCGAACAGGCGCACATGATCGACCTCATAGAGAATTGCGCGAACACCCGGCGTCCTCCGATTCCGCGGCAGACAGTGCGGCCCGAGCTGCACCAGCTCCTGGATGCCGTTGGTAACGTGCCCGCTCTGGTACTGGGCCGCCGCAGCGATGTGCTGGCCGGGAACCGCCTGGCTTTTCTCTTGCTCGCCGACTTCCCTGCCATGCCGGCGGCGGAGAGGAACCTGACGCGGTGGATCTTCCTCGATCCGCTCGCACGCGACCTCTTCCGGGACTGGCCGTCCATAGCGTCGGAGGCTGCTGGCTCACTGCGCGTGGATATTGGTCGGCATCCGAACGACGCCCAAGCCAACCAACTCGTCGGCGAACTCGCGGTATGCAGCGAGCAATTCCGGCAGTGGTGGGCCGGGCACCGGGTGGCTACGGGCTCCGCGGGAAGTATCCGGCTCCGCCACCCGGTCGTCGGAGACCTGGAACTGAACTCTGAAGACCTCACACCGCGTGACGACCCTGATCAGGTGCTTCGCGTGTATTCAGCGAAACCAGGTTCGCCATCTGCCGACTCGCTCACAATGCTCGGCAGCTTGGGAGCAGAAGAAATGGCGGTCACGGACACGTCGCGATCACCGGAAAACGAAGACGCCTCCGGGGCCGCCAGCGCCACCTGA
- the mmsB gene encoding multiple monosaccharide ABC transporter permease has translation MSTDTTLRPTPKAPPRKAAVNLRQYGLLAALVIIVALFQFLTNGRLLLPGNVNNLIQQNAYVLILAIGMVIVIIAGHIDLSVGSVVAMVGAVTAIAMNNWGLPWWAAVILGLLLGAVIGAWQGFWIAFVEIPAFIVTLAGMLLFRGLTLVLLTGGTISGLPAPFTAIGAGWLPPVFGELAKRDTLTLLIGIVASAALVLQLLRTRKTLQRLDLPREPLPSFSIKAAGAVVGIMALTWLLAGYNGTPIILVILAALILAYTFVLNRTVFGRHIYAMGGNLFAAEMSGVKTKWVNFLIFVNIGVLSGLAGVVSTARAGGAVASAGQNYELDAIAAVFIGGAAVQGGIGTVVGAVIGGLVMGVLNMGLSILSVDAAWQMAIKGLVLLLAVAFDIFNKRRSGGR, from the coding sequence ATGAGTACCGACACCACCCTCAGGCCCACGCCCAAGGCCCCCCCGCGAAAAGCCGCAGTCAATCTTCGCCAGTACGGACTCCTGGCCGCATTGGTCATCATCGTCGCCTTGTTCCAGTTCCTGACCAACGGTCGGCTCCTCCTGCCGGGCAACGTGAACAACCTCATCCAACAAAATGCCTACGTCCTGATCCTGGCCATCGGAATGGTCATCGTTATCATCGCCGGGCACATCGACCTGTCCGTAGGCTCAGTGGTGGCAATGGTTGGCGCCGTGACCGCCATTGCCATGAACAACTGGGGCCTGCCCTGGTGGGCCGCGGTAATCCTCGGCCTGCTTCTGGGAGCAGTGATCGGTGCCTGGCAGGGGTTCTGGATCGCCTTCGTGGAGATACCCGCCTTCATTGTTACCCTTGCCGGTATGCTGCTGTTCCGCGGACTGACCCTAGTCCTGCTGACCGGCGGAACCATCAGCGGACTGCCCGCACCGTTTACCGCCATTGGCGCCGGCTGGCTGCCACCAGTCTTTGGGGAGCTCGCAAAGCGGGACACTCTCACCCTTCTGATCGGGATAGTCGCGTCTGCAGCCCTCGTGCTCCAACTTCTGCGTACCCGGAAGACCCTCCAACGCCTTGACCTGCCGAGAGAGCCTCTCCCATCATTCAGCATTAAGGCGGCTGGAGCCGTCGTCGGGATCATGGCATTGACCTGGCTGCTCGCCGGCTACAACGGCACCCCGATCATCCTGGTTATCCTGGCCGCCCTCATTCTGGCGTACACATTTGTCTTGAACCGCACTGTTTTCGGTCGCCACATCTATGCAATGGGCGGCAACCTCTTCGCGGCAGAGATGTCAGGAGTCAAGACAAAATGGGTCAACTTCCTGATCTTCGTCAACATCGGAGTCCTCTCGGGATTGGCAGGCGTTGTCAGTACTGCCAGAGCAGGCGGCGCTGTAGCCTCTGCCGGGCAAAACTATGAGCTGGATGCCATCGCAGCCGTCTTTATTGGCGGTGCCGCAGTCCAGGGTGGAATAGGAACGGTCGTCGGCGCGGTCATCGGAGGCCTCGTTATGGGTGTGCTTAATATGGGTCTATCGATTCTCTCCGTCGACGCAGCCTGGCAAATGGCTATCAAGGGTCTCGTGCTTCTCCTGGCCGTCGCGTTCGATATTTTCAACAAGCGCCGATCAGGGGGAAGATGA
- a CDS encoding LLM class flavin-dependent oxidoreductase, with amino-acid sequence MPDPSRPLRRLGFLTIGLFDPAGPAAGHESTLQIIELGERLGYDSAWLRHRHLQFGISSPIAMMAAASQRTSRIELGTAVTPLGWENPLRLAEDLATVDLLAGGRINPGLSVGEPMHYDTVKHELYPDSSELEDFGYARVDRLARLIAGEPVRDFSGRQGVVEEFSNRVEPHSPGLRDRLWYGAASRKSAVRAGANGFNLLSSSVVFPETNQEPDFARIQQSQIRAFREAAATSTRARGPARVSQGLVVIPTDSASRGHREKYQRYVDERTPRTRAPQGPKGMLFAPDLIGTSDEIAEQLYAHAGFQEVDEVAFALPFSFDQEDYVQILSDIAGTLGPALGWTPAEAGRVRQ; translated from the coding sequence ATGCCCGATCCCTCACGTCCCTTACGCAGGCTTGGATTCCTCACTATTGGCCTGTTCGATCCGGCGGGTCCCGCCGCGGGCCATGAATCCACGTTGCAGATCATTGAACTTGGCGAGCGGCTTGGATACGACAGCGCCTGGCTACGCCACCGTCATCTGCAGTTCGGAATCTCCTCCCCCATTGCGATGATGGCGGCTGCCAGCCAGCGCACCTCCCGGATTGAGCTTGGAACGGCCGTGACCCCGCTGGGCTGGGAAAACCCATTGCGCCTGGCCGAGGACCTGGCCACCGTGGATCTGCTCGCCGGGGGACGAATCAATCCGGGGCTGAGCGTGGGGGAACCGATGCACTACGACACCGTGAAGCACGAGCTGTACCCGGATTCCTCGGAGTTGGAGGACTTCGGCTACGCCCGCGTGGATCGGCTTGCCCGTCTGATCGCAGGGGAACCGGTGCGGGACTTTTCCGGCAGGCAAGGTGTGGTCGAGGAATTCTCCAACCGTGTCGAGCCGCACTCTCCCGGGCTGCGGGACCGCCTTTGGTATGGGGCGGCCAGCAGGAAGTCGGCCGTCCGGGCCGGGGCAAACGGCTTCAATCTGCTCTCCAGCAGTGTGGTCTTCCCCGAAACGAATCAGGAACCGGACTTTGCCCGCATTCAGCAATCGCAGATCCGTGCCTTCCGTGAAGCCGCCGCAACGTCAACCCGGGCGCGTGGACCGGCCCGGGTCTCGCAGGGCCTGGTGGTGATCCCGACCGATTCAGCGTCGCGGGGCCACCGGGAGAAGTACCAGCGGTACGTCGATGAACGCACTCCCCGCACACGGGCGCCGCAGGGGCCAAAGGGCATGCTGTTCGCCCCGGATCTCATCGGCACCAGCGATGAAATCGCCGAGCAACTGTACGCACACGCTGGATTCCAGGAAGTCGATGAGGTGGCCTTCGCACTGCCCTTCAGCTTCGACCAGGAGGATTACGTCCAGATCCTTAGCGACATCGCCGGCACATTAGGTCCCGCGCTCGGATGGACTCCGGCTGAGGCTGGGCGAGTCCGGCAGTAG
- a CDS encoding helix-turn-helix domain-containing protein, protein MSDKPKKTRFLTIDQAAEELNVKQSLIRSLIRSGELRAIQVGGRAIWRIGANDLEDYIAEAYRRTAECVAAGELKDDGEADAEQA, encoded by the coding sequence GTGTCCGATAAACCCAAGAAAACCCGATTCCTGACTATCGACCAGGCAGCTGAAGAGCTGAACGTGAAGCAAAGCCTCATCCGGTCACTGATCAGGAGCGGTGAGCTTCGCGCCATCCAGGTCGGCGGCCGGGCCATCTGGCGCATCGGGGCCAACGACCTCGAGGACTATATCGCCGAAGCCTACCGGCGCACCGCTGAGTGCGTCGCTGCCGGCGAACTCAAGGACGACGGGGAGGCTGACGCGGAGCAGGCGTGA
- a CDS encoding aldo/keto reductase, with translation MEQRILGKTGRNVSVVGLGTWQLGADWGNVDPAQAQAILAASAEAGVTFFDTADVYGDGRSEQAIGAFLADNPGTGITVATKMGRRLEQRPENYNLANFREWVDRSRRNLRTDALDLVQLHCPPTAVYSRAEVYDALDTLVAEGAIRNYGVSVERTDEALEALRHDGTASVQIILNAFRLKPLEEVLPAAKAAGVGIIARVPLASGLLSGKYTKDTVFAADDHRNYNRAGDAFDVGETFSGVDYELGIKAVAEFEQLVPEGSGTAQAAIAWVAAQDGVTSVIPGARSVEQARANAAAAATVLSPEFDEGVHSIYDHYFREAVHPRW, from the coding sequence ATGGAACAGCGCATCTTAGGCAAGACCGGACGGAACGTTTCAGTCGTTGGACTGGGAACCTGGCAGCTCGGCGCGGACTGGGGCAACGTTGACCCGGCACAGGCGCAGGCCATCCTCGCGGCGTCTGCTGAGGCTGGCGTGACCTTCTTCGACACGGCGGACGTCTACGGGGACGGCCGCAGCGAACAGGCCATCGGGGCGTTCCTCGCCGACAACCCGGGCACGGGCATCACGGTGGCCACGAAGATGGGCCGCCGGCTGGAGCAGCGCCCGGAGAACTACAACCTGGCCAACTTCCGCGAGTGGGTGGACCGTTCGCGCCGCAACCTGCGGACCGATGCCCTGGATCTGGTCCAGCTGCACTGCCCGCCCACCGCGGTGTACAGCCGGGCCGAGGTGTACGACGCCCTGGACACCCTCGTGGCCGAGGGTGCCATTCGTAACTACGGCGTCAGCGTGGAGCGGACCGATGAAGCACTCGAAGCCCTGCGCCACGACGGCACCGCCTCCGTGCAGATCATCCTGAACGCCTTCCGGCTCAAGCCGTTGGAGGAGGTGCTCCCCGCTGCGAAGGCCGCCGGCGTGGGCATCATCGCCCGGGTTCCGCTCGCCTCCGGCCTGCTGTCCGGCAAGTACACCAAGGACACCGTCTTCGCCGCGGACGACCACCGCAACTACAACCGCGCAGGCGACGCCTTCGACGTCGGCGAAACCTTCTCCGGAGTGGACTACGAGCTGGGGATCAAGGCGGTGGCCGAGTTCGAACAGCTGGTGCCGGAGGGCTCGGGAACCGCGCAGGCGGCCATCGCATGGGTCGCCGCCCAAGACGGCGTCACGTCGGTCATTCCCGGGGCCCGTTCCGTGGAGCAGGCCCGGGCCAACGCCGCCGCCGCGGCCACGGTGCTCAGCCCGGAGTTCGACGAAGGCGTGCACTCGATCTACGACCACTACTTCCGCGAGGCTGTCCACCCCCGCTGGTGA
- a CDS encoding NAD-dependent epimerase/dehydratase family protein, whose translation MKVVITGAHGKVGRAATQALLDAGHNVLAVDLTRPGFDRPEEGTASYQQADLTDAGQAYAVVRHADAVVHAAAIPEPTGNPAQVVFQTNLMATFNILEASIRFGIKRFVNISSETVPGFFFPERDFLPDYAPVDEEHPIRPQDPYALSKHFGEQLMDAAVRRSDIRCISLRPSWVQNESNYEQNLGPQVRDASVLSPNLWSYVDAYDLADSIVLATESELPGHEVFYIASPDNVGGRNFGEILNTYYGDKIELRSTARPDASGISSAKAQRMLGWTPKRSWRDYLDVDGKALPHK comes from the coding sequence GTGAAAGTAGTAATCACCGGCGCCCACGGTAAAGTCGGCCGCGCTGCAACCCAGGCGCTTCTGGATGCAGGCCACAATGTTCTCGCGGTGGATCTTACGCGACCCGGGTTCGACCGTCCCGAAGAAGGAACGGCCAGCTACCAACAGGCCGACCTCACAGATGCCGGCCAGGCATACGCCGTCGTGCGTCACGCAGACGCCGTAGTGCACGCCGCCGCGATTCCGGAGCCCACCGGGAACCCCGCCCAGGTCGTCTTCCAAACAAACCTCATGGCGACCTTCAACATCCTTGAGGCCTCGATCAGGTTCGGCATTAAGCGTTTCGTTAACATCTCGAGCGAGACCGTTCCCGGCTTCTTCTTCCCCGAACGCGACTTCCTGCCGGACTACGCTCCCGTCGATGAAGAACACCCCATCCGCCCACAAGATCCCTACGCACTCTCGAAGCACTTTGGCGAGCAGCTAATGGACGCCGCAGTCCGGCGCTCGGACATCCGCTGCATCTCGCTACGCCCAAGCTGGGTTCAGAACGAAAGCAACTACGAGCAGAATCTCGGCCCCCAGGTTCGCGACGCCTCAGTCCTCAGCCCCAACCTGTGGAGCTACGTCGACGCCTACGACCTTGCCGACTCAATCGTGCTGGCAACAGAATCTGAGCTACCCGGACACGAGGTCTTCTACATTGCCTCCCCGGATAACGTCGGAGGACGGAACTTCGGCGAAATCCTCAACACCTACTACGGTGACAAGATCGAACTCCGCTCCACAGCACGCCCGGACGCCTCGGGAATCTCCAGCGCCAAAGCCCAGCGCATGCTCGGATGGACGCCGAAACGGTCTTGGCGGGACTACCTCGATGTCGACGGCAAAGCCCTTCCCCACAAGTAA
- a CDS encoding aldo/keto reductase — translation MAQTQETAVPTVTLNNGVQIPQLGFGVFQVPPEETQRIVEDALEAGYRHIDTAAAYRNEAGVGAAIAASGIPREELFITTKLRNGEQGKANEAFHNSRHALGVDYVDLYLIHWPVPSQGLFTEAWKQMEKLYANSQIRAIGVSNFLTDHLDTLLALSDVVPAVNQIEIHPTFQQQELSAKSRSLGIAVEAYSPLGQGADLKAATLKSLAAKYGASPAQIVLGWHLAQGTIVIPKSADSTRMRENLAAVSLTLTPAEVAEITALESDARAGADPAVAAHSQM, via the coding sequence ATGGCCCAGACACAAGAAACCGCTGTTCCCACCGTCACCCTCAACAATGGCGTCCAGATCCCGCAACTCGGATTCGGCGTGTTCCAGGTCCCGCCGGAAGAAACCCAACGCATTGTCGAGGATGCCCTCGAAGCCGGCTACCGCCACATTGACACGGCCGCCGCGTACCGGAACGAGGCCGGCGTCGGAGCCGCAATTGCCGCGTCGGGGATCCCCCGGGAGGAACTCTTCATCACCACGAAGCTGCGCAACGGCGAGCAGGGCAAAGCAAACGAAGCGTTCCATAACAGCCGCCACGCCCTAGGGGTCGACTACGTGGACCTCTACCTGATCCACTGGCCCGTGCCGTCCCAGGGACTCTTCACCGAGGCATGGAAGCAAATGGAAAAGCTCTACGCCAACAGCCAGATCCGAGCCATCGGCGTCTCCAACTTCCTAACGGACCACCTGGACACGCTCCTCGCGTTGTCGGACGTTGTGCCGGCCGTCAACCAGATCGAAATCCACCCCACATTCCAGCAGCAGGAACTGTCCGCGAAGAGCCGCTCCCTGGGCATCGCCGTGGAAGCGTACAGTCCCCTGGGCCAGGGCGCGGACCTCAAGGCAGCCACACTGAAGTCGCTGGCGGCTAAGTACGGGGCCAGCCCGGCCCAGATAGTGCTGGGATGGCACCTCGCACAAGGCACAATCGTCATCCCGAAGTCTGCAGATTCGACCCGCATGCGGGAAAACCTGGCAGCCGTGAGTCTCACGCTCACCCCGGCCGAGGTGGCCGAAATAACGGCTCTGGAGTCAGACGCCCGTGCCGGTGCGGACCCAGCCGTGGCAGCACACAGCCAAATGTAG
- the chvE gene encoding multiple monosaccharide ABC transporter substrate-binding protein — translation MSLRKSLATVGTVAALSLSLAACGGNDAPQASGGGKDCNVGISMPTRSLERWINDGEGLKSKLASAGCTVDLQYADNKTDQQISQIQNQVAGGSKILVVAAIDGAALAPVLAEAKQQDATVIAYDRLINGTEDVDYYATFDNYKVGQLQGQYVEETLKLKDGKGPFNLEAFAGSPDDNNAKFFFSGAWDVLSPYIQKGQLTVPSGKAPKSAAEWASIGIQGWASDKAQAEMDNRLSSFYGGGKKVDVVLSPNDSLAIGIEASLKSAGYKPGTAYPIITGQDADKANVKAILAGEQSMTVWKDTRALGEQVFKMVKSIADGQKPEVNDTKTYDNGKKVVPSYLLVPEVVTKDAVKSKLIDSGFLKSSDVGL, via the coding sequence ATGTCACTACGCAAATCCCTTGCGACCGTCGGTACGGTTGCGGCCTTGAGTCTCTCGCTCGCTGCCTGCGGCGGCAACGATGCGCCACAAGCAAGCGGCGGCGGAAAGGACTGCAATGTCGGCATTTCAATGCCGACGAGGAGTCTGGAGCGCTGGATCAATGACGGTGAGGGTCTTAAGTCAAAGTTGGCGTCTGCCGGTTGCACCGTTGATCTGCAGTACGCGGACAACAAGACGGACCAGCAGATCAGCCAGATCCAGAACCAGGTGGCTGGCGGGTCAAAGATTCTGGTCGTCGCCGCCATCGACGGCGCTGCCCTGGCACCCGTCCTCGCTGAGGCCAAACAACAGGATGCGACTGTCATCGCCTATGACCGTCTGATCAACGGCACCGAGGATGTTGACTACTACGCGACGTTTGACAACTACAAAGTGGGACAGCTCCAGGGCCAGTACGTTGAGGAGACCTTGAAGCTGAAGGACGGCAAGGGGCCCTTCAATCTTGAAGCGTTCGCGGGGAGCCCCGATGACAACAACGCGAAGTTCTTCTTTTCGGGCGCCTGGGATGTACTTTCCCCCTATATCCAGAAGGGCCAGTTGACGGTTCCGTCCGGAAAGGCTCCGAAATCCGCCGCTGAATGGGCGTCCATCGGCATTCAGGGCTGGGCCAGCGACAAGGCTCAGGCGGAAATGGACAACCGCCTGTCCTCTTTCTATGGCGGAGGAAAGAAAGTGGACGTCGTCCTCTCTCCGAACGACAGCCTTGCCATTGGAATCGAGGCATCCCTTAAATCGGCAGGTTACAAACCGGGCACGGCGTACCCGATCATCACTGGCCAGGACGCTGACAAAGCCAATGTCAAGGCCATCCTCGCAGGCGAGCAGTCGATGACCGTTTGGAAAGACACCCGCGCGCTGGGCGAGCAGGTCTTCAAGATGGTGAAGTCAATTGCAGACGGGCAGAAGCCCGAGGTGAATGACACGAAGACCTATGACAATGGTAAGAAGGTGGTTCCTTCCTATCTGCTGGTCCCCGAAGTCGTCACCAAGGACGCAGTCAAGTCGAAGCTCATTGATTCAGGCTTCCTCAAGTCATCCGATGTCGGTCTCTGA
- the mmsA gene encoding multiple monosaccharide ABC transporter ATP-binding protein, with product MLDITKDFSGVRALDGVSLEVARGEVHAICGENGAGKSTLMKVLSGVYGHGTYGGVIEFEAEEASFRSINDSEAKGIVIIHQELALSPYLSIAENIFLGNERARNGVVDWNKTNLEASALLARVGLRESPATRVLELGVGKQQLVEIAKALSKRVKLLILDEPTAALNDEDSKHLLNLLEHLREQGVTSIIISHKLKEIRSIADRVTIIRDGKSIETIDMHGPDATEGRIIRSMVGRELTSMFPPRKAEIGEEIFRVENWTVHHPVDHTRRVVDDATFHVRAGEIVGFAGLMGAGRTELAMSIFGRLYGTNISGTVFKHGKPIDVRTVEAAISNGLAYATEDRKRYGLNLIGNITVNVSAAALSKLARWGVIDRHREYKVAESYRERMNIKAPGVDAITGKLSGGNQQKVVLSKWIFSGPDILILDEPTRGIDVGAKYEIYGIINELAAQGKAVIVISSELPELLGLSDRIYAISEGRITGEVPREEADQEVLMHYMTAGKD from the coding sequence ATGCTGGACATCACCAAAGACTTCAGTGGGGTAAGGGCGCTGGACGGGGTTTCGCTCGAGGTTGCCCGGGGCGAAGTCCATGCGATCTGTGGAGAAAACGGCGCAGGCAAATCGACGTTGATGAAGGTTCTATCCGGCGTCTACGGACACGGAACCTACGGCGGCGTCATCGAGTTTGAAGCGGAAGAGGCCAGCTTCAGATCGATCAACGACAGCGAGGCCAAGGGAATCGTGATCATTCATCAGGAACTTGCGCTCAGCCCCTACCTGTCAATCGCAGAGAACATTTTCCTCGGCAATGAACGCGCGCGAAACGGAGTCGTGGACTGGAACAAGACGAACCTGGAGGCATCGGCTCTCCTTGCGCGGGTAGGCCTTAGGGAAAGCCCTGCCACGCGGGTGCTTGAACTCGGGGTCGGGAAACAGCAGCTGGTGGAGATCGCCAAAGCACTGTCCAAGAGAGTGAAGCTGCTCATCCTCGATGAACCGACCGCAGCCCTGAACGACGAAGATTCCAAGCACTTGCTCAATCTCCTGGAACACCTGCGTGAACAGGGAGTGACCAGCATCATCATTTCCCACAAATTGAAAGAAATACGCAGCATTGCTGACCGGGTCACCATCATCCGGGACGGAAAGTCGATTGAGACAATTGACATGCACGGTCCAGATGCCACCGAAGGCCGCATCATCCGGTCAATGGTGGGCAGGGAATTGACCAGCATGTTCCCGCCGAGGAAGGCCGAAATCGGCGAAGAGATATTCCGCGTCGAAAACTGGACGGTTCATCATCCCGTCGATCACACCCGGCGCGTCGTGGACGACGCAACCTTCCACGTTCGGGCAGGAGAAATCGTCGGCTTCGCGGGGCTGATGGGGGCCGGCCGAACGGAGCTGGCGATGAGTATCTTTGGGCGGCTGTACGGAACAAACATCTCCGGGACGGTTTTCAAGCACGGAAAGCCGATCGACGTCCGCACCGTGGAAGCGGCAATATCGAACGGCCTCGCGTACGCCACGGAGGACCGGAAACGGTATGGACTGAATCTGATCGGAAACATCACCGTGAATGTCTCAGCTGCCGCCTTGTCCAAGCTGGCACGGTGGGGGGTTATCGACCGCCACAGGGAGTACAAGGTCGCAGAGTCATACCGGGAACGAATGAACATCAAGGCACCCGGGGTCGACGCCATAACCGGAAAACTGTCCGGCGGGAACCAGCAAAAAGTTGTCCTGAGCAAATGGATCTTTTCCGGGCCGGACATCCTCATCCTCGACGAACCCACCCGGGGCATCGACGTCGGCGCCAAATACGAAATCTACGGCATCATCAACGAACTAGCAGCACAAGGAAAAGCTGTCATCGTCATCTCCTCGGAACTTCCGGAACTACTGGGCCTTTCGGACCGGATCTACGCCATCTCCGAAGGCCGCATCACCGGCGAAGTTCCACGCGAAGAGGCGGACCAGGAAGTGCTGATGCACTACATGACTGCTGGAAAGGACTAA
- a CDS encoding DUF4177 domain-containing protein, which produces MQYVVVQVILKEKLWGTGSGNLTSLEKAINDQAAKGYRLHTITTSSSGSKGIGGGDRIQATMVFESLG; this is translated from the coding sequence ATGCAGTATGTCGTCGTGCAGGTGATCCTCAAAGAGAAACTGTGGGGAACCGGTTCGGGCAACCTGACCTCCCTGGAGAAGGCCATCAATGATCAGGCCGCCAAGGGCTACCGACTCCACACCATAACCACCTCCAGCAGCGGGAGCAAGGGAATCGGCGGCGGTGACCGCATCCAGGCAACGATGGTGTTCGAGAGCCTCGGATAA
- a CDS encoding DNA/RNA non-specific endonuclease, with product MARSSWTWTGPGISWRLDPRLPADQQTWERVYAANDLDRGHLVRRSSAVWGDTIAEAERANEDTFHYTNAAPQAAQYRSRVVVFTGPIFSDLDPVYRGVDIPLRFFKVAAFIHQGGLAATGYEVDQTPQLANMPDVPRPGAVEDVPPLSPFRTFQAPIRDIAKLTGLDLDQLITVDRTPIAVTLGAARGGSTWRELGASKTSIPISTWRTRLSGRRRHAARMTACHDHPGADAPTSFVGFQKGLARTVTAALRFAPGVRHRRSGGGSGRVVLRGLKEGW from the coding sequence ATGGCGAGAAGCTCATGGACCTGGACCGGTCCGGGGATTAGCTGGCGGCTGGATCCCCGGCTTCCCGCGGACCAGCAGACGTGGGAGCGCGTATACGCCGCGAACGACCTCGACCGTGGCCACCTGGTCCGTCGCTCATCGGCCGTCTGGGGCGACACCATCGCAGAGGCCGAGCGGGCCAACGAGGACACCTTCCATTACACCAACGCGGCCCCTCAGGCGGCCCAGTACCGCAGCCGGGTCGTGGTTTTTACCGGTCCGATCTTCAGCGATCTCGATCCGGTGTACCGGGGCGTGGACATCCCGCTGCGCTTCTTCAAGGTCGCCGCCTTCATCCACCAGGGCGGACTGGCGGCCACCGGCTACGAGGTGGACCAGACCCCACAACTAGCCAACATGCCGGACGTGCCGCGGCCGGGAGCTGTTGAGGACGTCCCGCCGCTGAGCCCGTTCCGGACGTTCCAGGCCCCGATCAGGGACATCGCGAAGCTAACCGGCCTGGACCTGGACCAGCTGATCACCGTGGACCGGACGCCCATCGCCGTGACCCTGGGTGCTGCCCGGGGCGGGTCCACCTGGCGGGAACTGGGTGCCTCGAAGACCTCGATCCCGATTTCGACCTGGAGGACTAGACTCTCGGGCCGTCGCCGACACGCAGCCAGGATGACAGCGTGCCACGACCACCCAGGCGCCGACGCGCCCACATCCTTCGTCGGGTTCCAGAAAGGCCTCGCGCGAACAGTCACCGCGGCCCTCCGGTTTGCTCCAGGGGTGCGTCACCGTCGGAGTGGTGGTGGGTCGGGGAGAGTTGTGTTGCGAGGCCTGAAAGAAGGATGGTGA